A portion of the Polaribacter cellanae genome contains these proteins:
- a CDS encoding c-type cytochrome, with protein sequence MKKVGIVIIFNFLIFSFQTKNDFYSAVDQDLKFAESIKRGKEIYEDMCVSCHSTNGEGKRKVYPPLAKSDYLIEKREASIRAIKFGLRGKITVNGIQYKRRMARLGLDNGEVADVMNYITNSWGNKNDKMITIKEVESVSKK encoded by the coding sequence ATGAAGAAAGTAGGAATTGTAATTATATTTAATTTTTTAATATTTTCATTTCAAACTAAAAATGATTTTTATAGTGCTGTAGATCAGGATTTAAAATTTGCAGAAAGTATTAAAAGAGGTAAAGAGATTTATGAAGATATGTGTGTTTCTTGTCATTCTACAAATGGAGAAGGAAAACGAAAAGTATATCCACCCTTGGCGAAATCAGATTATTTAATAGAAAAAAGAGAAGCAAGCATTAGAGCGATAAAATTTGGTTTAAGAGGTAAGATTACTGTCAATGGAATTCAATACAAAAGAAGAATGGCAAGGTTAGGTTTAGATAATGGTGAAGTTGCAGATGTGATGAATTATATTACCAATTCTTGGGGAAATAAAAATGATAAAATGATTACTATAAAAGAAGTTGAATCTGTTTCTAAAAAGTAA